One Terriglobia bacterium DNA segment encodes these proteins:
- a CDS encoding Ig-like domain-containing protein, producing the protein MANLNLTSITSVKPVSLSLIKLPGLTIKPQPAPVPLPVPVISLTPLGNNSVVPGSSRTRPLWFDGRLLAAPDLQRDQNYFLQGQATLGQAAGFGVIHGLTVTRVLNGGEADAETIVIGAGQGNTPGGNLVMLAADLTVRISDLAEEQDLNVQFGLSEMPVAVERTRSGLYVLALRPVQFTANPITSYPSDIQGSRTTHDGSIIEATAVSLVPYPIPAANFDSTWKNAAAARQVFVENNPGTLSDSLLPIAMISIDRNTIQWLDEWMVRRDSGPEPNGLRFGLADIATQQAYLRQFDAQLQQIAGPMVTAKQTPNFPAAAYFQALPPAGRFPFASIDTVALTQNFFPAQTNVTLSLVPEDELAALIEDSMSLAPIDLTLTANAYADLAILMLVPVARKDFGNLAATLQPIGLSSKVPLAVSIQSPLDLLRFFQLAPVIAPPAEGITWQSAIGQKTFGYFVRRRSVPAFVSFTLAQTTTALTASAVTGAQATQYSATVTPAAATGAVVFKDGTTVLGTADIHSGVATLVLPALAAGAHSFTASYLGDTNYEASTSLAVTT; encoded by the coding sequence ATGGCGAACCTGAATCTTACGAGCATCACCAGCGTGAAGCCGGTCAGCCTCAGCCTGATCAAGCTTCCGGGCCTCACGATCAAGCCGCAGCCCGCGCCCGTGCCGCTGCCTGTGCCGGTGATTTCGCTGACGCCGTTGGGCAACAATTCCGTCGTACCCGGCAGCAGCCGGACGCGGCCCCTTTGGTTCGACGGCCGGCTCCTCGCTGCGCCGGATCTGCAGCGCGATCAAAACTATTTCCTGCAAGGGCAGGCGACGCTCGGCCAGGCCGCAGGCTTTGGAGTGATCCACGGCCTCACAGTCACTCGTGTGCTGAATGGCGGCGAAGCAGATGCCGAAACCATCGTCATTGGCGCCGGACAAGGCAACACGCCGGGCGGCAATCTGGTGATGCTTGCGGCCGATCTGACTGTGCGGATCTCCGACCTTGCGGAGGAACAGGATCTCAACGTTCAATTCGGACTGTCAGAGATGCCAGTGGCCGTCGAGCGCACGCGTAGCGGCCTGTATGTGCTTGCCCTGCGGCCGGTGCAGTTCACGGCGAATCCCATCACCTCATATCCGAGCGACATTCAAGGCAGCCGCACGACTCACGACGGCAGCATTATTGAAGCCACAGCCGTGTCGCTCGTTCCGTATCCGATTCCCGCGGCGAACTTCGATTCGACCTGGAAAAACGCCGCGGCGGCGCGGCAGGTGTTCGTGGAAAATAATCCGGGAACGCTGTCGGATTCACTGCTGCCCATCGCGATGATCAGCATCGACCGCAACACGATTCAATGGCTCGATGAGTGGATGGTTCGACGCGATTCCGGCCCGGAGCCGAACGGCCTGCGGTTCGGGCTTGCCGATATTGCGACGCAACAGGCCTACCTGCGGCAGTTCGACGCCCAACTTCAACAGATCGCCGGTCCGATGGTAACCGCGAAACAGACGCCGAATTTTCCTGCGGCTGCGTACTTTCAGGCTCTCCCGCCGGCCGGCCGATTCCCTTTCGCGAGCATCGACACCGTAGCGCTGACGCAAAATTTCTTTCCGGCGCAAACAAACGTAACCCTGAGCCTGGTTCCGGAAGACGAACTGGCTGCGCTGATCGAAGACAGCATGTCCCTGGCGCCGATCGACCTGACTCTTACCGCGAACGCGTATGCAGATCTTGCGATCCTGATGCTGGTTCCCGTCGCGCGCAAAGATTTCGGCAACCTTGCCGCGACGCTGCAACCCATAGGGCTTTCAAGTAAGGTGCCGCTGGCCGTCAGCATTCAAAGTCCGCTGGACCTGCTGCGGTTTTTCCAGCTTGCTCCAGTCATAGCGCCACCTGCTGAAGGAATCACGTGGCAGTCGGCGATCGGACAGAAGACATTTGGATACTTCGTTCGCCGGCGGTCGGTCCCCGCATTTGTGAGCTTCACGCTGGCGCAGACGACAACGGCTCTCACGGCGTCGGCCGTTACGGGCGCGCAGGCGACACAATATAGCGCGACTGTGACACCTGCGGCCGCGACCGGCGCCGTGGTCTTTAAAGACGGAACCACCGTCCTCGGAACGGCCGACATTCACTCCGGCGTCGCGACGCTGGTGCTCCCGGCCCTTGCTGCAGGCGCGCACTCCTTCACAGCCTCTTATCTGGGCGACACGAACTATGAGGCCAGTACCAGCCTGGCCGTCACGACTTGA
- a CDS encoding phage tail protein translates to MDANGLNFWMLNTAADWLPPGGSDTLYFCPDRQRLHLRSLRTGNPPVEVFATATAMVELTPMTQDAFGNYARWDQTASTVFAGGVVTGEVAIYTPPAGQTVTDLAMGFDGVLYIAVSGSLVLIDRRNRWPDFTLTIPDFHFWRLVSLQEGGVLALDRTTPQLGRVAGLPLQVGPLDTPDPGILRSCSPNPDPPQIVARYPLPSSETWIAITAMAGGQFAMISWAANDASNTAAFLRMFNETTGLTIPWTFSETIFPYGIAWIGAQQLAVLATSLNEALIFDLQGAPVKLVPAGDTYILSGVNSGPFAHTLSLPPYYSRGSSLYPLLPLSLNSLAPAGTTDPIAAKIIDSGSPQTTWHRLFMEAILPPRCGVLVWLGASNNPADFTSGTTSVTWYPHMFGNVDPTSVPTETPQGTWVSTPSEVAFAKPMLSGDPIPNSQGLFMVLIQRVGTAVRNLSGRYLALRLQLTGDRRSTPEVAAVRVWGSRYSYVDHYLPELYREHKFGPDADAPGSSTRRNFFERFVNLFEAQMTRIEDRIANAYLLTRPESTPDEAISWLGGWIGVDPSLYPPDRQRDLLLAAPDLHRKRGTVAGISQAIDVATNGLATRGAVFVVEAFRLRHTFATVLGADLSITNDPLLPGFSGNSNSFVGDTLFLGDPHNPDFLTEFAGTVELPQEQAQVQAFLDSLAWRMIVFVHNQVEQVDVNLIQQIVEAEKPAHIAASIQTATQPFLIGLASLLGANTYLAPEPPADPVVVDSSRMGRYDVVQHAPSLDPRWENGQASV, encoded by the coding sequence ATGGATGCAAACGGACTCAATTTCTGGATGCTGAACACCGCCGCGGATTGGCTTCCGCCCGGCGGTTCGGACACGCTGTACTTCTGTCCGGACAGGCAGCGGCTTCATTTGCGGAGCCTTCGCACCGGAAATCCTCCCGTCGAAGTCTTTGCAACCGCCACGGCAATGGTCGAGCTCACGCCGATGACTCAGGATGCGTTCGGCAATTACGCACGCTGGGATCAAACGGCCTCGACGGTGTTCGCCGGGGGCGTGGTCACAGGCGAAGTCGCCATCTACACGCCGCCGGCCGGTCAGACTGTCACCGATCTGGCAATGGGATTCGACGGTGTCTTGTACATCGCCGTGAGCGGATCTTTGGTGCTGATAGACCGGCGGAATCGCTGGCCCGACTTCACCCTCACGATTCCCGATTTTCACTTCTGGCGGCTGGTCTCGCTTCAAGAAGGCGGCGTGCTGGCCCTCGATCGAACAACTCCGCAGCTGGGCAGGGTTGCCGGGCTACCGCTTCAGGTCGGACCGCTGGATACACCCGATCCGGGCATTCTGCGCTCGTGCAGCCCAAATCCGGATCCACCGCAGATCGTCGCGCGATATCCACTGCCGTCATCGGAAACGTGGATCGCAATTACCGCGATGGCCGGCGGCCAGTTCGCCATGATTTCCTGGGCGGCTAATGACGCGAGCAACACCGCCGCATTCCTTCGAATGTTCAACGAAACAACCGGACTGACAATTCCATGGACATTCTCTGAAACGATATTTCCTTATGGCATTGCATGGATCGGCGCACAACAACTCGCCGTACTTGCAACTTCGCTCAACGAGGCCTTGATTTTCGATTTGCAGGGCGCACCGGTAAAGCTCGTTCCGGCAGGCGATACCTATATCCTCTCCGGCGTCAACTCGGGGCCGTTCGCGCACACGCTCAGTCTGCCTCCGTATTACTCCCGTGGAAGTTCGTTATACCCGCTACTGCCCTTGTCGCTGAATTCTCTCGCGCCGGCCGGAACCACGGATCCCATCGCGGCAAAGATCATCGACAGCGGATCGCCCCAGACCACATGGCATCGCTTGTTCATGGAAGCGATTTTGCCGCCGCGATGCGGAGTACTGGTTTGGCTCGGGGCGTCAAATAATCCTGCGGATTTCACCTCGGGTACGACTTCGGTGACGTGGTATCCGCATATGTTCGGCAACGTCGACCCGACTTCCGTTCCCACTGAAACACCCCAGGGGACCTGGGTTTCGACGCCTTCCGAAGTTGCGTTCGCGAAGCCGATGCTCAGCGGAGATCCGATTCCGAATTCACAGGGACTGTTCATGGTGCTGATTCAACGCGTGGGGACGGCCGTGCGAAACCTGAGCGGACGTTATCTCGCATTGCGTCTTCAGCTCACCGGCGACCGGCGCAGCACTCCGGAAGTTGCGGCGGTTCGCGTCTGGGGATCGCGCTATTCGTACGTCGACCACTATTTACCGGAGCTGTATCGCGAACATAAGTTCGGCCCGGACGCTGATGCGCCTGGATCCAGCACGAGACGCAATTTCTTTGAGCGATTCGTCAATCTTTTCGAAGCGCAGATGACCCGTATTGAGGACCGGATCGCGAACGCGTATTTACTGACGCGGCCCGAATCGACTCCTGACGAAGCCATCTCCTGGCTTGGCGGGTGGATCGGCGTCGATCCCAGTCTTTATCCACCCGATCGTCAGCGAGACTTGCTGCTGGCGGCGCCGGATCTGCATCGGAAGCGGGGCACGGTGGCCGGCATTTCACAAGCAATCGACGTCGCCACCAACGGCCTCGCGACTCGTGGCGCGGTGTTCGTTGTCGAAGCGTTCCGCCTGCGTCACACGTTCGCGACTGTTCTCGGGGCCGATTTGTCGATTACGAACGATCCCTTGCTGCCCGGATTCAGCGGGAACTCGAATTCCTTCGTCGGCGACACACTGTTCCTTGGCGATCCTCACAATCCGGATTTTCTTACTGAATTCGCCGGCACGGTGGAACTCCCTCAGGAACAGGCGCAGGTACAGGCGTTCCTCGACAGCCTGGCCTGGAGAATGATCGTTTTCGTTCACAACCAGGTAGAGCAGGTGGATGTGAATCTCATCCAGCAGATCGTCGAAGCAGAAAAGCCCGCGCACATTGCGGCGTCGATCCAGACCGCCACGCAGCCTTTTCTCATCGGCCTTGCTTCTCTGCTCGGAGCGAACACCTATCTCGCACCGGAGCCACCGGCGGATCCCGTGGTGGTCGACAGCAGCCGTATGGGCCGATATGACGTGGTCCAGCACGCACCCAGCCTCGACCCGCGCTGGGAGAACGGACAGGCCAGTGTATAG
- a CDS encoding putative baseplate assembly protein, which produces MPLIPPALDDRSYDDLVQEMLTSIPAHTPEWTSAQTGDPGRTLIELFAWLADTILYRANLIPERQRIAFLRLLGQPMLPAAAAASILSLSADPSATNAVTLVQGASVQGPPAFETLNELDVLPITAQAYIKAPLTSAQQAAALPLLTGLKSLYSLSAVPSGYTTMPVFAGNQADPIGIDVQNGSMDQCIWFALLAGKPANLAAVRATLGGASGERILNLGFVPSLPAADPLAGAGTLAPVPATWQISGNSPAGQPVTYHSLSVAEDTTNGLTNPGVVRLVLPQGADIGAPANDVRTDSQAGVGAKPPRIDDPNIDGILAAWIRVNVQSALTLSWAGVNAVAIDQRTTFSLIVIGVSSGAGGQVFSVTQTQIDPATFILEVDMPGLGYQQWQAIDDLAVLQGPIPAYVLDPEAGTVTFGNQMQGLIPPIGRRIRVRQMRAGGGVAGNVPAATLNKITGKDPNGVTQTKFTVQQPIAASGGADPETLDQAEQRLPARLRHQERAVTASDYQDLAMETPGAAIGRVEVLPLFKPQTRDLNFPGVVSVMTIPEKEGVQPPCPRADRTLLESVYAYLDPRRPVGSEMYVIGTEYVGLGISAAVEVRSGFNLLQVSSQVELALRNYMWPLAPGGAANSGWPLGRLVRSLELEVIVSQVAGVVEVNGLLLFQALASGGYQAVPVDSNNRSEITLQSWQLPELLQVSVTAGPDGSGVMPDTSIPAAAAAGPNTVAVPVVPKLC; this is translated from the coding sequence GTGCCACTTATACCACCTGCTCTAGACGATCGATCCTACGACGACCTGGTACAGGAGATGCTCACGAGCATCCCCGCGCACACGCCCGAATGGACCTCGGCACAAACAGGCGACCCCGGGCGCACGCTGATCGAGCTCTTTGCGTGGCTGGCGGACACGATCCTGTATCGGGCGAACCTGATTCCGGAGAGACAGCGCATCGCATTTCTGCGGCTGCTGGGACAGCCTATGCTGCCGGCAGCGGCGGCGGCCTCGATTCTCTCGTTATCCGCGGATCCTTCCGCGACCAATGCTGTCACTCTGGTGCAGGGCGCTTCTGTGCAGGGGCCGCCGGCGTTCGAGACATTAAACGAGCTTGACGTGCTGCCCATCACGGCCCAGGCGTACATCAAGGCTCCGCTGACATCCGCGCAGCAGGCGGCGGCCCTGCCCCTGCTCACCGGGCTCAAATCGCTTTATAGCCTGAGCGCGGTGCCTTCGGGCTACACAACGATGCCCGTCTTCGCGGGAAATCAGGCCGATCCGATCGGCATCGACGTACAAAACGGCTCAATGGATCAATGTATCTGGTTCGCGCTGCTTGCGGGCAAGCCTGCAAACCTGGCAGCGGTGCGCGCGACACTGGGTGGCGCAAGCGGCGAGCGGATTCTGAATCTCGGGTTCGTCCCGTCGCTGCCCGCCGCCGATCCGCTTGCAGGCGCCGGAACACTCGCGCCGGTGCCGGCAACGTGGCAGATCAGCGGCAACTCTCCAGCGGGCCAGCCGGTAACCTACCACTCCCTTTCGGTCGCTGAGGATACAACGAACGGCTTGACGAACCCTGGAGTCGTGCGGCTGGTGTTGCCGCAGGGCGCCGATATCGGAGCGCCCGCAAACGATGTTCGCACCGACTCGCAGGCCGGAGTGGGCGCCAAACCCCCACGCATCGACGATCCGAATATCGACGGCATTCTGGCCGCCTGGATTCGCGTCAACGTACAGAGCGCGCTCACACTGAGTTGGGCCGGTGTGAATGCCGTGGCGATCGATCAGCGCACGACCTTCAGCCTGATCGTGATCGGTGTCAGCAGCGGCGCCGGCGGGCAGGTATTCTCCGTCACCCAAACGCAAATCGATCCGGCTACCTTCATTCTCGAAGTCGACATGCCCGGGCTTGGATACCAGCAGTGGCAGGCAATCGACGATCTGGCCGTGTTGCAAGGGCCCATTCCGGCGTACGTCCTCGACCCGGAAGCGGGAACCGTAACATTCGGAAATCAGATGCAGGGTTTGATTCCGCCGATCGGCCGCCGTATCCGCGTGCGCCAGATGCGCGCCGGAGGAGGCGTAGCGGGGAATGTCCCCGCGGCAACTCTCAACAAAATCACCGGGAAAGATCCCAATGGCGTCACCCAGACAAAGTTTACCGTACAACAACCCATAGCGGCGTCGGGCGGGGCGGACCCGGAAACTCTGGACCAGGCGGAACAGAGATTGCCCGCGCGCCTTCGCCACCAGGAACGTGCGGTCACGGCGAGCGATTATCAGGATCTCGCGATGGAAACCCCCGGCGCGGCCATCGGCAGAGTCGAAGTGCTGCCCTTGTTCAAACCTCAAACACGCGACCTGAACTTTCCAGGGGTCGTGTCTGTCATGACTATTCCGGAAAAGGAAGGCGTTCAGCCACCCTGTCCGCGCGCAGATCGTACTCTGCTCGAAAGCGTATACGCATATCTCGATCCGAGGCGCCCCGTAGGCTCCGAAATGTATGTGATCGGAACGGAGTATGTGGGGCTCGGGATCAGTGCAGCCGTCGAAGTCCGCAGCGGATTCAATCTCCTCCAGGTGAGCAGCCAGGTGGAACTCGCGCTGCGAAATTACATGTGGCCGCTGGCGCCCGGCGGGGCCGCCAATTCCGGATGGCCGTTGGGCCGCCTGGTGCGCAGTCTGGAGCTCGAAGTAATTGTCAGCCAGGTCGCCGGCGTGGTGGAAGTAAACGGATTGCTGTTGTTCCAGGCGCTCGCATCCGGCGGATATCAAGCCGTGCCGGTGGACTCGAACAATCGATCGGAGATAACCCTTCAAAGTTGGCAGTTGCCGGAACTGTTGCAGGTGAGCGTCACTGCGGGACCGGATGGTTCGGGCGTGATGCCGGACACGAGTATCCCCGCGGCTGCCGCGGCCGGGCCGAATACGGTTGCAGTTCCGGTCGTACCGAAGTTGTGTTGA
- a CDS encoding GPW/gp25 family protein: protein MAPNTYRDPIGWPFLPMPVDGVMIFPTLEQSVRDAIRIILTTRPGEQLMAQFFGAGLQNFLDEGNTVAIRRQIQSAILDALQQYENRITVDAVEVNTIDGAPAEIAVQIHYRELRTNASRQVGVTMQAG from the coding sequence ATGGCACCTAATACCTATCGAGACCCGATAGGCTGGCCGTTTCTGCCCATGCCGGTGGACGGCGTCATGATCTTCCCCACGCTCGAGCAGAGCGTGCGCGACGCGATCCGCATCATCTTGACGACGCGGCCCGGTGAACAGCTGATGGCGCAGTTCTTCGGCGCGGGTCTGCAGAACTTCCTGGATGAAGGCAACACAGTGGCGATTCGAAGGCAGATTCAGAGCGCCATTCTGGACGCGCTTCAACAATATGAAAACCGGATCACGGTCGATGCCGTCGAAGTAAACACGATTGACGGCGCGCCGGCCGAAATTGCAGTCCAAATTCACTATCGCGAACTGCGTACTAACGCGTCACGGCAAGTCGGCGTGACGATGCAAGCTGGGTGA
- a CDS encoding phage baseplate assembly protein V encodes MSFLVRDNSVQMLGSAAFLATVVNVNDPASRNRVQVRIYNTDGVDDQDAPVWARVAVPFAGGNRGGFFIPDVGDEVVVVFLSGDPRFPIVVGSLWNGQDSAPETLGGSGNSVDRWTITGKAGTRIAIVEESSGEPTITFSTPGGLTGTMTDSGGGSIEFTNSEQTSVKIDTSGVTINAPTGTVQITAASEVDVTAPTVTVSAAMSTFSGIVQCQVLQATTVVATTYTPGAGNVW; translated from the coding sequence ATGAGTTTTCTGGTGCGCGACAATTCAGTGCAAATGTTGGGATCGGCCGCATTTCTCGCGACCGTGGTCAATGTGAACGATCCCGCGTCGCGTAATCGCGTACAAGTGCGCATCTACAACACCGATGGCGTCGATGATCAGGACGCGCCGGTGTGGGCGCGCGTCGCAGTGCCTTTTGCGGGCGGCAATCGCGGCGGATTCTTCATCCCCGATGTCGGCGACGAAGTCGTTGTCGTATTTCTGTCCGGCGATCCCCGATTTCCGATCGTCGTTGGAAGTCTGTGGAACGGGCAGGATTCCGCCCCCGAAACGCTAGGCGGTTCCGGCAATTCGGTGGACCGGTGGACCATTACCGGTAAGGCCGGAACCCGCATCGCTATTGTCGAAGAAAGCTCCGGCGAGCCGACGATCACATTCTCGACGCCGGGCGGTCTGACGGGAACGATGACCGACAGCGGTGGCGGGTCGATCGAATTCACCAATTCCGAACAGACATCCGTCAAAATCGACACAAGCGGGGTCACGATCAACGCCCCGACCGGCACAGTGCAGATCACCGCCGCAAGCGAGGTCGATGTTACTGCTCCGACCGTAACCGTTTCGGCCGCCATGAGCACGTTCAGCGGCATCGTGCAGTGCCAGGTCCTGCAGGCCACGACGGTGGTCGCGACAACCTACACCCCGGGAGCAGGGAACGTATGGTAA
- a CDS encoding contractile injection system protein, VgrG/Pvc8 family, whose amino-acid sequence MPEQALTQDAVYSAIPTVQVDGQFNDVIANQLLGMEMREREGGMSSLELRLSNFGSFQGGLADLAFEDGQILKLGTQLKVFAGNVNSPTEIFRGKITALEGRFPRSGPPELVVLSEDSLQGARMKRRTKTWDVSTLGDIVTQVANGLGLTPQVNGLDAGVGTEQQFNETDLGFLRRLLARYDADLQVVGDELHASPRSQVQRTSLQLDMNSQLREVRVLADLAHQVTQVTVTGWDFQQGQTISATSQSSDFGLGSGQTGKDWLTQALSERSEQAGQFANSDQSEAQALADAEFVQRLRRFVVAHGCAEGNPGLRVGTWLNLTGLGPRFSNYYYVTSAIHRWDTDKGYETEFTAEGAYLGNAS is encoded by the coding sequence ATGCCCGAACAAGCGCTCACTCAGGACGCAGTTTATAGCGCCATACCCACTGTCCAGGTGGATGGGCAATTCAATGACGTCATCGCCAATCAACTTCTCGGCATGGAAATGCGCGAGCGGGAAGGCGGGATGTCGTCGCTCGAGTTGCGCCTGAGTAATTTCGGATCTTTTCAGGGCGGGCTTGCCGATCTGGCGTTCGAGGACGGACAGATTTTAAAGCTGGGAACGCAGCTCAAGGTTTTTGCGGGCAACGTCAATTCGCCCACCGAAATCTTCCGCGGCAAAATCACTGCGCTTGAGGGACGCTTTCCGCGCAGCGGGCCGCCGGAACTCGTGGTGCTCTCCGAGGATTCATTGCAAGGCGCGCGCATGAAACGGCGCACCAAGACCTGGGATGTTTCCACGCTTGGCGATATCGTGACGCAAGTCGCAAATGGTCTCGGCCTGACGCCGCAGGTTAACGGTCTCGATGCCGGTGTCGGCACCGAGCAGCAGTTCAATGAAACCGATCTCGGATTTCTGCGCCGTCTGCTGGCCCGCTACGACGCAGACCTGCAGGTCGTGGGCGACGAACTGCACGCGTCTCCACGCAGCCAGGTGCAGCGCACGTCGCTTCAACTCGACATGAACAGCCAGTTACGAGAGGTGCGCGTGCTGGCAGACCTGGCGCATCAGGTCACACAAGTCACGGTGACCGGCTGGGATTTCCAGCAGGGACAAACCATTTCTGCCACCAGCCAATCGTCGGATTTCGGCCTGGGTTCCGGTCAAACCGGCAAGGATTGGCTGACGCAAGCGCTCAGCGAACGATCGGAACAGGCCGGACAATTCGCCAATTCAGACCAATCCGAGGCGCAGGCGCTGGCCGATGCCGAATTTGTGCAGCGGCTGCGCAGATTCGTGGTGGCGCATGGATGTGCGGAAGGAAATCCCGGACTGCGTGTCGGCACCTGGCTCAACCTGACTGGACTGGGGCCTCGCTTCTCGAATTATTACTACGTCACTTCGGCAATCCATCGTTGGGATACGGACAAAGGCTACGAAACTGAATTCACGGCCGAAGGCGCGTATCTGGGGAACGCATCATGA
- a CDS encoding phage tail protein produces MPLVPLNIFNFQVDFKSESVGSTKPGGPVNICKGAFAECTGLEATMEAKAIKEGGTNYGVPQRAGPITFATVVLKRGVSTNRNLWQVFNTISAGKYAARLQVTITLLDGKGKPLIGWQLDRAMPTKFKFADLNSKGTEVGIEELHLVHEGLSAVPVK; encoded by the coding sequence ATGCCGCTGGTTCCCTTGAACATTTTCAACTTTCAAGTGGACTTCAAGTCCGAGTCGGTCGGTTCGACGAAGCCCGGTGGCCCCGTCAACATTTGCAAGGGCGCCTTCGCCGAGTGCACAGGACTTGAAGCGACCATGGAAGCCAAGGCAATCAAGGAGGGTGGCACGAACTACGGCGTTCCTCAGCGCGCAGGCCCGATCACTTTCGCCACCGTCGTACTGAAGCGCGGCGTCAGCACCAATCGGAATCTCTGGCAGGTTTTTAATACGATCAGCGCCGGGAAATATGCCGCGCGCTTGCAGGTGACCATCACGCTGTTGGATGGCAAGGGAAAACCTTTGATCGGTTGGCAGCTCGATCGCGCGATGCCCACCAAATTCAAGTTTGCAGACTTGAACTCAAAAGGAACCGAAGTTGGAATCGAGGAACTGCACCTCGTGCATGAGGGGCTGTCTGCGGTTCCCGTGAAGTGA
- a CDS encoding phage tail sheath protein, whose protein sequence is MSRIVFEKERPIAQVDPARADVACFVGLARYLPGTTIPAAQAIPPAIMDWLNLQGWVTGPFARSLSPIFDVPIPIESYLAFTSLFDAGGSTASFGTDYLAASVRTFFAQGGKRCYIVRMGDPVAPSDTPAMKAATLSVLLPTTGAELDDQRSWHGAGHLSGLPDVSFLAIPDLPVLSASAPAGAQGQEPVSPAGPVQFEECSNEDVTVTPPLQYNAAAPRLTLDDYTRWALAVQSVLQFLSQGQLREMLLVAAFPMPQDTGVAAAQENPSASLTQDIHGVIAAVMPEPAGDGETGLDIGISSAFLQLAYPWLKTTSSQVLLEELESPDGALVGILARNALTRGTFTSAVRIQPSEIYDVSAILPAQETRVSATPLVWGDNSTKPLVERISLFGPSPSGLALLSDVTAYAGESYRPGRIHRLVAVILRASRTLGEQIVFQANGPLLWARVQSFLLQLMTRLWQLNALDGATIQDAFSVRCDSSTMTQNDLDNGRLVALVTFNAASTIELIRVTLALETSGTSSQANVVLQEIS, encoded by the coding sequence ATGAGCCGAATCGTATTCGAAAAAGAACGCCCCATCGCACAGGTGGATCCGGCGCGCGCCGACGTCGCTTGTTTTGTCGGGCTCGCGCGCTATCTGCCGGGTACGACAATTCCCGCGGCCCAGGCGATTCCTCCAGCAATCATGGACTGGCTGAACCTGCAGGGCTGGGTGACCGGGCCGTTCGCCCGCTCGCTTTCCCCCATTTTCGATGTTCCCATTCCAATCGAAAGTTACCTGGCATTTACGTCGTTGTTCGACGCCGGCGGCAGCACGGCGAGTTTCGGAACGGATTATCTCGCGGCATCGGTACGGACGTTTTTCGCGCAAGGAGGCAAGCGCTGCTACATCGTTCGGATGGGCGATCCCGTCGCTCCGTCGGATACGCCAGCGATGAAAGCGGCAACGCTCAGCGTTCTGCTCCCCACTACGGGCGCCGAACTGGACGATCAGCGAAGCTGGCACGGCGCCGGACACTTATCCGGCCTGCCGGATGTTTCCTTCCTTGCAATTCCCGATCTGCCCGTGTTGAGCGCATCCGCGCCGGCCGGCGCACAGGGTCAGGAGCCGGTCTCCCCAGCAGGCCCGGTTCAATTCGAGGAATGCTCGAACGAAGACGTCACGGTTACACCGCCGCTTCAATATAACGCTGCCGCTCCGCGTCTCACACTGGACGACTACACGCGCTGGGCGCTGGCTGTGCAGTCGGTTCTGCAATTTCTTTCGCAAGGCCAGCTGCGCGAAATGTTGCTGGTCGCCGCGTTCCCGATGCCGCAAGACACCGGCGTCGCGGCTGCGCAGGAGAATCCGTCGGCCAGCCTTACTCAGGACATCCATGGTGTCATCGCCGCCGTGATGCCCGAGCCGGCGGGCGACGGTGAAACCGGTCTCGACATCGGAATCTCCAGCGCATTTTTGCAACTCGCTTACCCATGGCTGAAGACAACCAGTTCTCAGGTCCTCCTCGAAGAACTGGAATCGCCGGACGGCGCGCTCGTGGGCATTCTGGCGCGCAATGCGCTCACCCGAGGAACCTTCACGAGCGCGGTCAGAATACAACCGTCGGAAATCTACGATGTCTCCGCCATCCTGCCCGCCCAGGAAACACGAGTATCCGCCACGCCGCTGGTGTGGGGTGACAATTCAACCAAGCCGCTGGTCGAACGCATCAGCCTCTTCGGGCCCTCGCCAAGCGGGCTTGCCTTGCTTTCGGACGTGACGGCCTATGCAGGCGAAAGTTACCGGCCGGGCCGCATTCATCGGCTGGTCGCGGTGATTCTCCGCGCCTCGCGCACGCTCGGCGAGCAGATTGTTTTTCAAGCGAACGGCCCTTTGTTATGGGCGCGCGTGCAAAGTTTCCTGCTCCAGCTCATGACGCGGCTGTGGCAGTTGAACGCGCTGGACGGCGCAACGATTCAGGATGCGTTTTCGGTTCGCTGCGACAGCAGCACAATGACACAGAACGATCTCGATAACGGAAGGCTGGTCGCCCTGGTGACGTTCAATGCCGCCTCGACCATCGAGTTGATTCGCGTGACGCTTGCCCTCGAAACCAGCGGCACCAGTTCACAGGCAAATGTCGTCTTGCAGGAGATAAGCTGA